GTGCTCGACGATGCGCTCCAGTCCGCCGGCGGCGCCACGCACGATGCGTCCGTACCCGCCGGGGTCGTCCAGCTCGGCCGTCAACACGGTCGCCGCGGCGCCCGAGCGCAGGTGGTGTTCCAAGAAGGCGCCGATCGTTTCCGCGCGCAGGCCGGGTACATCGCCGTTGAGGACCACGACGGTCCCCTTCCAGTCCTGCAGCAGCGGAGCGGTCTGCATGACGGCGTGCCCCGTACCCAGTTGCTCGTTCTGGCGCGCGAACTCGACCCCCTGGTCGCGGCAGGCATCTTCCACGCGTTCGGCCTGGTAGCCGGTCACCACCACCACCCGTCCCGGTGCGAGGCGCTGAACGCTGTCGATGACGTGACACAGCATGGGCCGTCCGCCGATCTCGTGCAGGACCTTGGGCAGTTCGGAATTCATCCGCTTGCCCTGCCCGGCGGCGAGAATGACGATGGCAATGTTGCTGTCTTGCTGCACGGTAATCCTGTAATCAGAACAGCGGCGCGTCCGCAACCACACGGTCGGGGCCAACTTCGAACACCATGTTGTCGATGAGCCGCGTGCTTCCAACCCACGCGGCAAGCGCGAGTATAGCGCGCCCTTCCAGACGCTCCAAAGGAGAAAGATCGTCCGCGCGACGCACCTCGACGTAGTCCACGCGCTCGATTCCTGCGCGCGTGAGTGCGCCCCGGGCCGCTTGCTCCACCGCGCGCGCGGAACGCTCCCCCGCCTGCAGCGCGTCGCGGGCCGCGGCCAGTGCCACGGGAACCGCCGCCGCACGCGCGCGCTCGCCGTCCGACAGGTAGGCGTTGCGCGAACTCATGGCGAGGCCGTCGGGCTCGCGCACGGTGCGCGCCAGCCGGATCTCCACACCCTCGCAGAGCTGCCGCGCCATGGCGCGCACCACCAGCGCCTGCTGCGCGTCCTTCTGGCCGAATACCGCCACGTCGGGCCGCACGATATGAAGCAGTTTCGCCACCACCGTGGCCACGCCACGGAAATGCCCGGGCCGGAACCGTCCGCACATGGGCTCGGCCAGCTTCCCCGGGTCCACCCACACCGTCTGTGTTTCGGGATACATCACCGCGGTCGCGGGCGCAAACAGCACATCGCACCCCCACGCCTCCAGCAGTGCACGGTCCTGCGCCAGTGTGCGTGGATAGGCGTCGAGATCCTCCCCGGCGCCGAACTGGGTGGGATTGACGAAGATCGAGCAAACCACCAGCGCACCCGCATCCGCCCGGGCCGCGGCCACGCACGCACCGTGCCCGGGGTGCAACGCCCCCATGGTGGGGACGAAGGCGACGCGGTGGCCGGCGGCGCGGCGCGCGTCGAGATGGGCACGCAGAGGCCCGATCTCGTGGAAGACGTGCATGAGAGAAGACTACTCCGACGGGTAGCTGTGGTCGAGATCCGGAAAGCGTCCTGCGCGGACGTCCTCGGCGTAGGCCGAGAAGGCTTCGGCCATGGTGCGCCCCACCTCGGCGTACCGCTTTACGAAGCGGGGCGCAAACTGGTCGTCCATTCCCAGCAGGTCGTTGACGACGAGTACCTGGCCATCGCAGTGGGGTCCCGCACCGATGCCGATGGTGGGAATCGACAACGCCTCGGTGATCTGCCGGGCCAGCGGCCACGGCATCCCTTCCAGGACGACCGCGAAGCAGCCACACGACTCCAGGAAACCCGCGTCGTCGATCAACTGCTGCGCGGCGTGCTGTTCCTTACCCTGGACGCGATAGCCGCCGAACTGATGCACCGACTGCGGCGTGAGCCCCAGGTGGCCCATCACCGGAATGGCCGCGTCGACGATGCCGCGGATGGCCGCCTCCATGCGCCGGCCGCCCTCCAGCTTCACCGCTTCCATCCCGCCCTCCTTCACCATCCGGCCCGCGTTGCGCACCGCGTCGCTCACCCCGGCCTGGTAGGACATGAAGGGCAGGTCACCCACGGTCAGGGCGCGCGGACGCGCCCGCGCCACCGCACGGGCGTGGTGAATGACCTCCTCCATCGTCACCGGCAGCGTGTTCTCATAGCCGAGCACCACCATGCCCAGGCTGTCGCCCACCAGGATCACGTCCACGCCCGCCCGGTCCTCGATGACCGCGGTGGGATGGTCGTAGGCGGTGAGGACCACGATTTTGCGCCCTTCCCGCTTCATCTGGCGCAGCGTCTGCACGGTCACCCGCGCGCGCCCCGTCATCGGTCCTCCCATGACGGCACGTAGAACTCCGTGTTGACCACCGGCTCGGTGAGACGCGTGAGCAGATCCACGAAGTGGCGCTCGTCATTGACGAAGTCCATCGCATCGGTGTTGACCACCAGCAGCGGGCCCGCCGAATAGTTGAAGAAGAAGTGGTTGAAGGCTTCGTTGAGTACGTCGAGGTAATCGCGCGACAACGGCCGTTCGAAGTCCCGCCCCCGCGCCTGGATGCGGTCGAACAGCACCTGGCCCGACGCCTGCAGATAGATGGCCAGGTCCGGC
The Candidatus Krumholzibacteriia bacterium genome window above contains:
- a CDS encoding NTP transferase domain-containing protein; the protein is MQQDSNIAIVILAAGQGKRMNSELPKVLHEIGGRPMLCHVIDSVQRLAPGRVVVVTGYQAERVEDACRDQGVEFARQNEQLGTGHAVMQTAPLLQDWKGTVVVLNGDVPGLRAETIGAFLEHHLRSGAAATVLTAELDDPGGYGRIVRGAAGGLERIVEHRDATEAERAIREINSGLFCFQADELFPALGRVTRRNAQNEYYLTDVVGLLHHEGRPVGAWRVEDAREVAGVNNPDELESVRRFVGDQS
- the panC gene encoding pantoate--beta-alanine ligase, which gives rise to MHVFHEIGPLRAHLDARRAAGHRVAFVPTMGALHPGHGACVAAARADAGALVVCSIFVNPTQFGAGEDLDAYPRTLAQDRALLEAWGCDVLFAPATAVMYPETQTVWVDPGKLAEPMCGRFRPGHFRGVATVVAKLLHIVRPDVAVFGQKDAQQALVVRAMARQLCEGVEIRLARTVREPDGLAMSSRNAYLSDGERARAAAVPVALAAARDALQAGERSARAVEQAARGALTRAGIERVDYVEVRRADDLSPLERLEGRAILALAAWVGSTRLIDNMVFEVGPDRVVADAPLF
- the panB gene encoding 3-methyl-2-oxobutanoate hydroxymethyltransferase, which produces MTGRARVTVQTLRQMKREGRKIVVLTAYDHPTAVIEDRAGVDVILVGDSLGMVVLGYENTLPVTMEEVIHHARAVARARPRALTVGDLPFMSYQAGVSDAVRNAGRMVKEGGMEAVKLEGGRRMEAAIRGIVDAAIPVMGHLGLTPQSVHQFGGYRVQGKEQHAAQQLIDDAGFLESCGCFAVVLEGMPWPLARQITEALSIPTIGIGAGPHCDGQVLVVNDLLGMDDQFAPRFVKRYAEVGRTMAEAFSAYAEDVRAGRFPDLDHSYPSE